A part of Aegilops tauschii subsp. strangulata cultivar AL8/78 chromosome 2, Aet v6.0, whole genome shotgun sequence genomic DNA contains:
- the LOC109760336 gene encoding peroxidase 2, giving the protein MTSSKHAFGSYGIMALLFFSAALVSADLSAEFYDETCPDALDIIEDAVRAAVSKESRMGASLLRLHFHDCFVNGCDGSVLLDGATGEKNAVPNKNSLRGFELVDDIKAQLEKACAKVVSCADILAVAARDSVVALGGPTWDVELGRRDGTTTSQDAANSDLPAPTSDLGALTKAFSTKGLTQKDMVALSGAHTIGQARCVNFRGRLYNETAPSLDVTLASSLMPRCPATDGSGDDNNSPLDPSTSYVFDNYYYKNLLRNKGLLHSDQQLFTGGGSADAQTTAYASGMGAGFFDDFRDAMVKMGGIGVLTGSSGQVRLNCRKAN; this is encoded by the exons ATGACATCATCCAAGCATGCCTTCGGTTCCTACGGCATCAtggccttgctcttcttctccgcGGCTCTTGTTTCAGCGGATCTTTCGGCTGAATTCTACGACGAAACCTGCCCCGACGCTCTGGACATCATCGAGGACGCCGTGAGAGCCGCCGTCTCCAAAGAATCCCGCATGGGGGCGTCGCTGCTCCGCCTCCATTTCCACGACTGCTTCGTCAAT GGCTGTGACGGTTCGGTGCTGCTCGATGGCGCCACCGGCGAGAAGAATGCGGTGCCAAACAAGAACTCACTTCGCGGCTTCGAGCTGGTCGACGACATCAAGGCGCAGCTCGAGAAAGCATGCGCCAAGGTGGTGTCCTGCGCCGAcatcctcgccgtcgccgcccgtgACTCCGTTGTCGCT CTGGGCGGGCCTACCTGGGACGTGGAGCTAGGCAGAAGGGACGGGACGACGACGAGCCAGGACGCCGCGAACagcgacctcccggcgccgacctCCGACCTCGGCGCGCTGACCAAGGCATTCTCGACCAAGGGCCTCACCCAGAAGGACATGGTGGCGCTCTCCGGCGCGCACACCATCGGCCAGGCCCGGTGCGTCAACTTCCGCGGCCGCCTGTACAACGAGACCGCGCCCAGCCTGGACGTTACGCTCGCCTCGTCGCTGATGCCGAGGTGCCCAGCGACCGACGGCAGCGGCGACGACAACAACTCGCCGCTGGACCCCTCCACGTCCTACGTGTTCGACAACTACTACTACAAGAACCTGCTGCGGAACAAGGGCCTGCTGCACTCGGACCAGCAGCTGTTCACCGGCGGCGGCTCCGCCGACGCGCAGACCACCGCGTACGCGTCCGGCATGGGCGCTGGCTTCTTCGATGACTTCCGTGACGCCATGGTGAAGATGGGCGGCATCGGCGTGCTCACCGGGTCCAGTGGGCAGGTCAGGCTGAACTGCAGGAAGGCCAACTGA